Proteins encoded in a region of the Quercus lobata isolate SW786 chromosome 8, ValleyOak3.0 Primary Assembly, whole genome shotgun sequence genome:
- the LOC115954968 gene encoding F-box protein At4g09920-like encodes MANSATHHQSDSKRRKVELSQDAAVSIDRISNLSDSLICHILSFLSTEEAGVTSILSNRWKLLWTLVPKINLNDNRSEENPLSLTHVVYRVLALHRAPLLRNFSLTSFSPCDPFHLDTWIHTVIGRKVQHLYLQFSHSKKLVKLPRTVFTCKTIVILELRADIVLDTPSNFQFPSLKILCLCGIVYKSEDSFSNLLSGCPVLEDLTVELREDLDGASSFKIIVPTLKRLEIEFGSVYPKPYDYKFEIYSPALENFRFYGDLGNLVFIEKLAKLVDAHVSIYAGHWVLENGLHYGARIFKLVRELNCSKFLSISPGQKECLCFDSIYPSMYQNLVRLEFGVNLSNWHVLKALLLVAPNLKVLVLDKNDDDEEENRLCCIGPPDGSGCLSLLTAFNFNGFEELEHEVEFVKYVLNEARLLNAMTIKINDKHLKESFLQRLSMFPRQSTKCLITVE; translated from the exons ATGGCCAACTCAGCTACTCATCATCAATCGGACTCAAAACGCAGGAAAGTTGAACTCTCTCAAGACGCAGCGGTTTCCATTGACAGAATCAGCAATCTATCAGACTCTCTTATCTGCCACATCCTTTCTTTTCTATCAACCGAAGAGGCCGGCGTCACAAGCATTTTGTCGAACAGGTGGAAGCTCCTCTGGACTCTCGTCCCAAAAATCAACCTCAACGATAACCGCAGTGAAGAAAACCCCTTAAGCTTAACACATGTTGTGTACAGAGTTTTGGCTCTGCACAGAGCACCGTTGCTCCGAAATTTTAGCCTCACATCATTTTCTCCCTGTGACCCATTCCATCTCGACACATGGATCCACACCGTCATAGGCCGTAAAGTCCAACATCTCTATCTCCAGTTTTCCCATTCTAAGAAACTTGTGAAGTTGCCCCGTACGGTCTTCACTTGCAAAACAATTGTGATTCTCGAATTAAGAGCCGACATTGTGCTCGATACTCCTTCTAACTTTCAGTTTCCGAGCCTCAAGATTCTGTGTCTGTGCGGAATTGTTTACAAATCCGAAGACTCTTTCTCGAATCTCTTATCTGGTTGCCCAGTACTCGAAGATTTGACGGTGGAATTAAGAGAAGATTTGGACGGTGCATCCAGTTTTAAAATAATCGTACCCACTCTTAAACGTTTAGAAATCGAGTTTGGATCAGTTTACCCCAAACCCTATGATTACAAATTTGAGATATACAGCCCGGCACTTGAAAACTTTCGATTTTATGGTGATTTGGGCAACCTCGTTTTCATTGAAAAGTTAGCTAAATTAGTTGATGCACATGTCTCTATTTACGCTGGGCATTGGGTTCTTGAAAATGGATTACATTATGGAGCTAGGATATTCAAGCTTGTTAGAGAACTAAATTGCTCTAAATTCCTTTCAATAAGTCCTGGCCAAAAAGAG TGCCTCTGTTTTGATTCTATTTATCCTTCCATGTACCAAAATTTGGTCCGATTGGAGTTTGGAGTGAATCTATCTAACTGGCACGTGCTAAAAGCCTTGCTCCTAGTGGCTCCTAATTTAAAAGTTCTTGTTCTTGATAAG aatgatgatgatgaagaggaGAATCGGTTATGCTGCATTGGGCCACCAGATGGTTCTGGTTGCCTGTCATTGCTTACagcttttaattttaatggatTTGAAGAATTAGAACATGAggttgaatttgtaaaatatgttCTTAATGAGGCAAGGCTCTTGAATGCAATgacaatcaaaattaatgataAGCATTTGAAGGAAAGTTTTCTCCAGAGGCTATCAATGTTCCCAAGGCAGTCAACAAAATGTCTAATTACTGTTGAATAA
- the LOC115956359 gene encoding uncharacterized protein LOC115956359: protein MGDWVYLRLQPCKQTSVHNKKLGKLAPRYYGPFKVLQKIEEVSYKLDLPLGSLIHLVFNVSNLKAKLGNQVVPRPTLLAVNVEMVLTPKPVLILDRKSIKLRSRTVTQVLV from the coding sequence ATGGGGGACTGGGTGTACCTCAGATTGCAGCCCTGCAAGCAGACTTCAGTGCACAACAAAAAGCTTGGTAAGCTTGCTCCAAGGTATTATGGTCCATTTAAGGTTCTTCAGAAGATTGAGGAAGTTTCCTACAAGCTGGATCTGCCTCTTGGTTCCTTGATCCACCTTGTGTTCAATGTATCCAACCTTAAGGCTAAATTGGGCAATCAAGTGGTGCCAAGACCCACTTTACTTGCTGTCAATGTTGAAATGGTGCTTACTCCTAAGCCTGTGCTAATTTTGGACAGAAAATCAATCAAGCTAAGGAGCAGGACTGTGACTCAAGTGTTAGTGTAG